The nucleotide sequence CACTTAGGTTCATATAGGTTGAAGGTTTCAGCAATATAAAAGTACGCCCCTTTTTTTTATGAGTGGTCACATCACCAAGTTTTTCAGTTTCCCAGCTCAGCGATTCCTTTTCAGCTAAAAAATCCAGGATCTTAAAGCCAATATTATGACGGGTATTCTGGTATTTAGGGCCAATATTTCCTAAACCTACAATAAGAAATTTCTTCATAACATCCTCACTGTTTGGGTTGGGGTCAAAGGTTTTATGGTGACTTGTATTTCCAAAGAGTTTCCTGAAAAATGCGAGCATTGCGTTTTATTCTTCAGTAAAAATAAAAAAACATCCGCCTAATAGACGGATGTTTTAAGAATATATTATAGCTGAATGGATTATTCCTTAACCGCAGCTACATCATCTGTTTCAGTTGCCGGAACATCTCCCGCTTCTGTGCTTTCTCCATCTTCTCCTTCTTCACCTTCTTCGTCTTCAACTTCGTCTACGATAGCAGTACGTGAAGTTCTAACCTGACAAATTACAGTATTGTCTGAATGTAAGATCGTAAACCCATCAGTTTGTACGTCGGTAACATACATTTTCGCGCCAATCTTCATATCGGTAATATCGACTTCAATAAAATCGGGAAGATTTGCAGGCACTGCCTTTACGCGTAATTTACGCGTTACGATACGTAACACACCACCATTTCTAACGCCTCGAGAATTCCCAACTATACGTACAGGAATTTCCAACATTACTTCTTTGTCGTCGTAAATCTGGTAGAAGTCCATGTGCAGTATCTGCTCATGTACCGGGTGAAATTGAATGTCCTGAAGAATGGCATTGATCTTAGTGCCATCTTCCAAGGCAATTACAACTGTATGTACATCGGGGGTGTACACCAAGTGTCTAAATGCCAGTTCATCTGCTGAAAAGTGAATTGGTTTATCCCCTCCGTATACTACGCAAGGAACCTTTCCAGCATTACGTAAGGCTTTGGTAGCAACCTTGCCCACGCTTTCTCTTTGAGATCCGTTGATTGTAATTGATTTCATTTTACTTTATTAAATTAATTTTCTCTAATAGAGGGAATTCGCCCCCCTAAAGCCATTTTGGCGTAAGAGGGTGCAAATGTAAGTTTTTTTCTTAAAACAGTGAAGTTTTCGGGGGAAGAAAAATACAGAATCCACAAAGTAAATTACACCGACAAAATGATTTTATTCTTGGGCGTTCCCTCGCTGTGCTCGGTCAGGCTATCCGTTGCAATCTCACGGCTTACCGTGAGGATTTTCACTGCTATCCTTAACGCTCCAGGCGATAACTTAAAAGTCGTAGGTAGCGTGTCAAGAAACTAATAGATTACATTAAGAACTTAGAGCTTATCGATTTATTGGTGTGTACGCTCATCATCACATCTGCAAACAGATCGGCACAGGTGAGGACTCTTATTTTTTTGCTTTCCTGTTTTAAAGGAATCGAATCGGTGACGATCAATTCTTCCAGTTTCGATTTTTCCAGTCGGTCGTAAGCACTTCCCGAAAGTATAGGGTGAGTACAAATGGCGCGTACACTTAAAGCTCCGCGTTCCATCATAAGATCGGCAGCTTTGGTTAAAGTGCCCGCAGTATCTACCATATCGTCTACCAGCACAACATTTTTCCCATTTACATCGCCAATAAGCTCCATATGAGAGATCACATTCGCTTTTTCGCGTTGCTTATAACAGATCACGACATCACTTTCCAGCGCTTTCGAATAGGCATAGGCACGTTTCGATCCGCCCATATCGGGTGAGGCAATGGTAAGATTATCCAGATTCAAGCTTCTTAGATACGGTAAAAATATGGTGGAGGCAAAAAGGTGGTCTACCGGTTTTTCAAAAAATCCTTGAATCTGATCCGCATGCAGATCCATGGTAATGATGCGAGTCGCACCTGCGGTCTCCAGCATTTTAGCCACTAGTTTTGCTGCAATAGGCACTCTTGGTTTGTCCTTTCTATCTTGTCTCGCCCAGCCAAAGTAAGGGAGTACAGCTGTGATATGACGTGCTGAAGATCGCTTGGCAGCATCCAGCATCAATAGCATTTCCATAAGATGATCACTGTTGGGGTGCGTCGATCCTATGATAAAAACCCGGCTGCCACGAACCGATTCTTCGAACGAAGGCTGAAATTCCCCGTCACTGTAATGCGAAGTGATAATGTTTCCCAGGGGAGTTCCAAAGGCTTTTGCGATGTTGGTAGCTAAAACTTCACTTTGTTTACAGGCAAAGATCTTTGGTTCGGGAGTGGAATTCGACATAATATGGTGTACTTGTATTGGCTTGTTGCAAATGTATGGCAATACGAAGTGTTTCTGAAAAAATGCTAAAAAGATTTACTAACAATTTGGTATTAATTGTTTATTTTTGCCGTCCGTATGCTAATGATTTCCCGGGTTGTTTTCGGGATGAATGTGAAAAATGCCTTGGTGGCGGAATTGGTAGACGCGCTGGATTCAAAATCCAGTGACTTCGGTCGTGTGGGTTCGATTCCCACCCAAGGTACAACCTTTCCTCAGGGAAATTACAAGCGGGCTTCGTGAAGGAGCTCGCTTTTTTTATAAACTTTTTTATCGTCCGGCTTTTTAGTAAGAAATATAAAATTTCTGAATAAACCTGTATTTTTCTTACCTTTACATAGTGTAACCCCTTACTGCCCTATGTCCGATTTCTGGTTATATTTTACATTAGGACTGGAACATGTTCTCGATTGGACCGCCTACGACCATATTCTTTTTTTGGTTGTTCTTTGCGCGGCATATTCCTTTAGCTCCTGGCGAAAACTGCTTTTACTGGTTACCTTTTTTACACTTGGACATACCGCCTCGCTTTTGCTTGCGCATTATGAAATCGTAAATGTAAGCAGTGCTTATATTGAATTTCTTATTCCCATTACCATATTGATCACCGCCCTTTTTAATTTATTTACCGCAGGGAAGGAGCACAGACACCAAAAAGTAGTACTGCTGTATATTATCACGATCTTTTTCGGACTCATACACGGCTTCGGATTTGCCCGTTATTATGGAATGATGAAGCAGGAAGATAGCGTACTTCCATTACTCGAATTCGCACTTGGAGTTGAGGCTTCACAAGTGATCGTCGTTGGAATAGTACTTATCTTAGCGTTTATTTCTCAGATGTTGTTCAGATTTAACAAACGCGACTGGATCTTGGTGATTTCTTCGATAGTAATAGGTATGACCATCCCAATGGCCATTGAAAACTGGCCGTTTTAGTAAGAAAACCAAACTTTCATAAACTTTTAACAGCTAGAAACTTTGTCACCCTGTAACTTCCTCTTAATTTCGCTACTTATTCCGTGAAATGAAACCAAAGAAACAAGCTAAATACGATGTCGCCTATTTGCGAATGGCAGTAGAGTGGAGTAAATTATCTTATTGTAAGCGAAAACAAGTTGGCGCACTTATTGTGAAGGATAAAATGATCATCAGTGACGGATACAACGGAACCCCTACCGGATTTGAAAATGTATGTGAAGATGAAGAAGGTGATACCAAATGGTATGTATTGCACGCCGAAGCTAATGCGATATTAAAAGTAGCAGCTTCCACACAATCCTGCAAAGGGGCAACCTTGTACATTACAATGTCACCCTGCCAGCAGTGCAGTAAGCTAATCCATCAGGCCGGAATTACCAGACTGGTCTATTATCACGGGTATAAAGATGACTCGGGAATAAAATTTTTAGAAAAAGCAGGCGTTACTATTACGCATATAACTGATTTAGAGGAATAATGAGCATACATAAAAAATACATTCCATTGTTTCTGGCCATTGGTGTGGCCGGGGGTGTTTTTTTAGGTTCCAAACTCAACTTTAACGATACCACAGAGAAGATATTCGCAACTAACTCAAAAAAAGATAAGCTAAACCGTCTTATCGATTACATAGACTACGAATATGTTGATAAAGTGAACACCGACAGTATTGTGGATGTTACGGTAAACGGTATTCTTGAGAATCTCGATCCGCATTCGGTGTACATCCCAGTGGAAGATTACGAGAATAATGCAGATGATATGCGTGGAAATTTCGTGGGAATTGGGATTAGTTTTTACGAATATAAAGACAGTATAGCAGTAATTAGAGCCATTGAAGGAGGTCCGGCTGCAAAAGCGGGAATTCGAGGCGGAGACAGAATTCTGTATGCCGACGGAATTAAAATGTTTGGGGAAGAATTAGAGCGTGACAGCATTACTAAACATCTTAAGGGAGAGATCAACTCTAAAGTAAACTTAAAGGTATATCGTAAAGGCGAAGAGAAATTACTGGACATAAAGGTAAAGCGTAAAAAAGTGCCCTTGGTTAGCGTGGACGCTTCTTATAAACTCACAGACGAAATAGGATACATTAAAGTAAACCGTTTCTCCGAAACCACGTATGAAGAATTCAGTGAAGCTATGGAAGACCTCATAGACAAAGGGATGACTAAGCTGGTTTTGGATCTGCGGAATAACCCCGGCGGCTATATTCATTCCGCAGAGAAAATTATCGATGAATTTCTAGAAGATGATAAATTGATCCTAATCACCCGAAATAAGAGTGGTGAAGAAAATAAAACCTACGCCACCCGGAAGGGAGATTTTGAAAAGGGAAAATTATACGTACTCATCAATGAGAATTCGGCTTCGGCCAGCGAGATCGTTGCCGGGGCATTACAGGACAACGATAAAGGTGTTATTATTGGAAGACGTTCCTTCGGAAAGGGACTGGTTCAGCGAGAAATGGCTTTGGGCGACGGAAGTGCCATTCGCTTAACGATAGCCCGGTACTACACCCCAACCGGTCGATCCATCCAACGTCCTTATGGCAACGGTATCGACGCTTATTACGAAGATTATCAGAAGCGATATACAAATGGAGAGCTGAACAGCAAGGAGAATATTGAAGTGGCCGATTCTCTGAAATTTGTAACTCCAAAAGGAAAGATCGTATATGGTGGCGGTGGAATCATCCCCGATGTTTTCGTACCAAAGGATACAAGTGTAGAAAATGAAACGCTCGAATATGTGGCGCGTAGTGGATTCATGAGCTATTTTATATTTGAATATCTGGAAGAAAACCGGGCACAATTCAAGGGCATGAATTTTAAGCAGTTTACAAACAACTTTCAGGTTAGCGAAGAACTGGAACAGCGCTTTATCTCCTATTCGCGATTTAACGAAGCGCAAATCGACTTGTCCGGGTATGAAGCTACACTGAAGAAAGCTTTGAAAGCAAATATCGCTCAGCAATTATTTGGCCCCAATGCCTTCGAATTCACACTTAATGAAGGCGATGCCATGCTTCAGAAGGTGCTTGAAATGGAAATGGTTTCGGAAATAAAAAATTGAAAATCTATTTCTTTCCCGCAATTTTTCTAGATGCTTTTAGGATGAGCATCAGGAGGATCACACATGCAGCAGCTACAATACTAATTACCGCAATGGCGCTGTCCCCTTCTAACAGGTCGTCGAAATTCAGTTTAAAGGAATTAAAGATTATAAGTCCGATTGCGATCGCAATAAATATATATATGGCAACTTTCATAGGGTCATATTAATTAAACAATTCTTGAATATTTGAGGTGAATAATTTTACGGCGATCGCCAGCAATATCACACCAAAAACCTTTCTAATTACCGCAATCCCGTTTTTACCTAGAAATTTTTGAAGTCGGGCAGAGGTCTTCAGTACGATATAGATCACAATAATATTTACAATAATCGCAATGATAATATTCTCGGTATTGTATTCCGCTTTAAGCGAAAGCATGGTGGTTAAACTCCCCGGTCCTGCAAGCATAGGGAAGGCCAATGGAAAAATGGCCGCCATATCGGGACTGCTTCCATCGTCTTTAAAAAGAGTAACCCCTAGGATCATTTCTATTGCGATAAAAAAGAGAATAAAAGCACCTGCTACGGCAAATTCGTTCACGTTAATTCCAATGAGATGAAGTATTTCTTCTCCCAGAAACAGGAATATTATCATTACCGCGGCAGCTACGATGGCAGCTTTTTCGCTGTGAATATGTCCCGCTTTTTCACGCAGTGAAATAATAATTGGGATATTACCAACAATATCGATCACGGCAAACAGTACCATGGTGGCCGTGGCTATTTCTTTAAAATTAACTTCCATACGACTTAGATTCAGGCTGCAAAATTAGACAAATAAGTTGGAAGGATTAGACCGCAAACAGGAAGTTTTTCTAAAGATTTACTACAGCGGTCTATCTGCTATTTGGTTATATTTGCGGCATGTTTCAGTTAGGTAAAACCATCGTTTCGGAAGATATTATAGAAAAGGATTTTGTGTGCAATCTTTCGGCATGCAAAGGAGCCTGTTGTATTGAAGGGGAAGCAGGAGCACCCGTTACGGTTGAAGAAACCAGAATACTCGAAGATATTTATCCGGCAGTTAAGCCTTTTCTGCGTTCCGAAGGTATTGCGGCTATTGAAGCACAGGGAACATTTATTAAGACTAAGGACGGTGAATTGGAAACCCCCTTGGTTGAAGGAAAAGAATGTGCTTATGTAACCTTTACCGATAAAGGAATAGCCAGCTGTGGTATTGAAGATGCCTATAATGCCGGTAAGATCGATGCTGTGGCTCGCGGATTTAAAAAACCTATATCGTGTCATTTATACCCTGTTCGGGTTAAGGATTTTGGATTATTCGCGGCGGTTAATTATCACAAATGGCCTATTTGTAATGACGCCTGTACTTTAGGAAAGGAATTAAAAGTTCCGGTTTACAAATTCGTAAAGGAAGCGCTTATTAGAAAGTTCGGGAAGAACTGGTATGCAGAACTCGAAAAAGTAGCTTCAAAACTGTAATTTTCTCCAAGTTTTTATAAAGGTTACATATCTTCTATGTGTTGTTACATGGGTTATATATTGTTCCCTGGAGTGACCCTATCTTTACATCAGAATTTTAATACAAATTTACCCGTTCACATTGTAAGTTACACAACTGATAATCACTATCTTAGCAAGTATTAACCGACAAATTAACCAAATTAGAATTATGAAAAAATTAATCGTATTGTTTTGTGTAGTAGTGTTTTTTGCTTCCTGCGAGAATCCTGTTTCAAAGAAGATAAAGGAAACAAGAGAAAACGTATCCAACACTACGAAAGCTGTTAAAGAACTAAATAAAATGCAGGAGGATATTGAAGAGTTAAAGGATGAGGAGCCTTTAACTAATGATGAGCTCAAGGCATGGCTTCCGGATGAGATCAACGGAATGAAACGCGTGGGATATAAAGCGGGTCAGACCGCCTATATGCAAATTGCTCAGGTAGAAGCGACCTATCAGAACGAAGACAAATCGAAGAAATTCAAGGTCCAGGTAATCGATGGAGCCGGCCAGATGGGTGCTGCCGCCACAGCAGGTTTTAGGATGGTTTTCTCACAGGATTTTGAGGAAGAGGATGAAAATAAAATGAGAAGGACCGTGAAGAAGAATGGTGTAAAGGCTATTGAAGAGTATCGGAAGAATTCTAATAACAGTGAGATCCAGTTAATGGAGGGAAACCGCTTTTATATTAAAGCTAATGGCACAAATATGGATTTGGATGAAACCTGGGACGCAATTGAAGAATTGGACGCAGGGGATCTAGGTTAAAATAATTGGAGTAAATCTTAAAATGACCACTTTCGATATCAGTTTGAAAGTGGTTTTTTATATTCTGAATGTTAAAAATGAAGAAAAAGGGAGACATTCTGAAAAATAAATATGGCAAATTGTGTGTAAAATTTATGTTGACAAATCCTCGGGCAAACCCTTGGTGAAGGGAAGTAAAACGGAACTGTAAGAGGGTTTTCAACGACTCAGTTTGATATTGTTGATAACTATTTTAAATATTCATAAATAATTGAAAAACAAGAACATAACTACAGTTTTTAACATTATGATAATAACAGTTTAAATTGCCTTGTGTTGAAAACTTTGTTGAAAACCTAAAGCTCATTTTGCCTTAATTGCTTCATAATTTTTTCATATTTGTTAGTCCCGAGTAACGACAAAATTATTTAAGAATTTAAAACGAAGGACAATGAGCGCAGTAGAACCAATTTTACAAGAAAACGAAGGAAGATTTGTAATTTTTCCAATTCAACATCACGATATCTGGGAATGGTACAAAAAATCTGAGGCAAGCTTTTGGACGGCCGAAGAGATCGATCTTCATCAGGATCTTACAGATTGGACATCAAAACTTAACGATGATGAGCGCTATTTTATAAAACATATCCTCGCTTTTTTTGCAGCCAGTGACGGGATCGTAAATGAAAACCTTGCCGAGAATTTCGTAAACGAAGTGCAATACAGTGAAGCTAAATTCTTTTATGGCTTCCAGATCATGATGGAGAACATTCACAGTGAGACCTATTCCCTACTTATCGATACCTATGTAAAAGATGATAAGGAAAAGGATAAGCTGTTTAATGCCATCGAGAATTTTCCGGCTATCAAGAAAAAGGCAGACTGGGCATTGAAATGGATCGAGAGTCCGAGTTTTGCAGAGCGGTTAATCGCCTTCGCAGCTGTGGAAGGTATCTTTTTCAGCGGAGCATTTTGCTCTATTTTCTGGCTTAAAAAGAGAGGCCTTATGCCGGGATTAACCTTTTCAAACGAATTGATATCACGTGATGAAGGCGTGCATTGCGATTTTGCCGTACACCTGCACAATCATCACCTGGTTAATAAAGTGTCTAAAGAACGTATTAGAGAGATCATAGTAGATGCTTTAAATATTGAACGTGAATTCATTACCGAATCACTTCCTGCAAGCCTTATTGGCATGAATTCTAAACTAATGACACAATACCTGGAGTTTGTAACAGATCGTCTATTAGTGGAATTGGAATGTGAAAAGGAATACAACGCTACCAATCCATTCGACTTTATGGATATGATATCATTACAGGGAAAGACAAATTTCTTCGAGAAGCGTGTTTCCGAATATCAGAAAGCAGGCGTAACCAACAAAGACAAAGAGTCTAACAAGATAAGTTTCGACGCAGATTTTTAGAAAAGATACCGTCCTCCCCAAGGCGGTCTTTTCATCTTAAAACACTGAAAACGTGAGGGTTAAAATTCTCACCAAGGAAAATATATTCAAAAATAAGTAAGTAACCTCAAAAGAAGTAAGTATGAACGTAATAAAGAGAGACGGCCGCAAAGAACCTATCATGTTCGATAAGATCACCGCAAGGGTTCGTAAATTGTGCTATGGACTAAATGAGCTGGTAGATCCGGTAAAGATATCCATGCGGGTCATTGAAGGGCTATACGATGGTGTCACCACTAGTGAGCTGGATAATCTTGCAGCCGAAGTGGCAGCAACGATGACCACATCACACCCGGACTATGCCCGATTGGCCGCACGAATCTCAGTTTCAAACTTACACAAGAATACTAAGAAGACCTTTTCTGAAGTAATGACCGATTTATATACGTATGTAAATCCGCGTACCGGGAAAAAAGCACCATTATTAAGTGATGAGGTTTACGAAATTATAATGAAGCATGCCGATGAACTCGATTCTACCATCATCTATAACCGTGATTTTGGATACGATTATTTCGGTTTTAAAACCTTAGAACGTTCTTACCTATTAAAATTGAACGGTAAAATCGTGGAGCGTCCTCAACACATGCTTATGCGTGTTTCTGTTGGAATCCATTTAAACGATTTGGCGGCTATAAAAGAAACTTATGAATTAATGTCTAAGAAGTTCTTTACGCACGCCACTCCTACCTTGTTTAACAGCGGGACACCCAAACCACAAATGTCTTCCTGTTTTTTATTGGCCATGAAGGACGACAGCATCGACGGTATCTACGACACCTTGAAACAAACTGCCAAGATCTCGCAGTCTGCCGGAGGAATAGGGTTATCTATTCATAATATACGTGCTACAGGATCGTATATTTCGGGAACGAACGGAACGTCTAACGGAATCGTACCCATGCTGCGGGTCTTTAATGATACAGCTCGTTATGTAGACCAAGGAGGTGGCAAGAGAAAAGGTTCTTTCGCGATCTATGTAGAACCTTGGCACGCCGATATCTTCGACTTTCTCGATTTGAAAAAGAACCACGGAAAAGAAGAAATGCGGGCACGGGATCTCTTTTATGCTATGTGGATTCCCGATCTGTTTATGAAAAGAGTGCAGGAAGACGGAGAATGGACACTGATGTGCCCAAATGAATGCCCCGGTCTTTTCGATACCCATGGCGAAGAATTTGAAGCCTTGTATGAGAAATATGAAGCCGAAAACAAAGGACGTAAAACGATCAAAGCCCGTGAACTATGGGAAAAGATCATGGAATCTCAAATCGAGACTGGAACGCCTTATATGTTGTACAAGGACGCTGCAAACCGGAAGAGCAACCAGAAGAATCTGGGAACCATTCGTTCTTCCAACCTTTGTACCGAGATCATGGAATATACTTCAGCAGACGAGGTGGCCGTATGTAATCTGGCCTCCATCGCGTTACCTATGTTCGTGAAGAATGGAGAATTTGATCATAAAGAATTGTTTCGTGTAACAAAGCGGGTCACTAAAAACCTAAATCGTGTTATAGACCGGAATTATTATCCGGTAAAGGAAGCCGAAAACTCAAATTTCCGTCACCGTCCTGTAGGACTTGGAGTACAGGGATTGGCAGATACCTTCATTATGTTGCGTATGCCGTTCACGAGTGACGAGGCTAAAAAACTGAATCAGGAGATATTCGAAACTCTTTATTTTGCTGCGGTCACTGCTTCTATGGAAGAGGCGAAAGCAGACGGAGCCTACGAAACGTATAAAGGTTCACCAATTTCTGAAGGGAAATTTCAGCACAACCTTTGGGGTATAAAAGACGAAGAATTAAGTGGTCGTTGGGACTGGGGGAAACTGCGCAAGGATATTAAAAAGCATGGAGTTCGTAATTCATTGTTGGTAGCTCCAATGCCAACCGCATCCACGTCGCAG is from Constantimarinum furrinae and encodes:
- a CDS encoding 50S ribosomal protein L25/general stress protein Ctc, with amino-acid sequence MKSITINGSQRESVGKVATKALRNAGKVPCVVYGGDKPIHFSADELAFRHLVYTPDVHTVVIALEDGTKINAILQDIQFHPVHEQILHMDFYQIYDDKEVMLEIPVRIVGNSRGVRNGGVLRIVTRKLRVKAVPANLPDFIEVDITDMKIGAKMYVTDVQTDGFTILHSDNTVICQVRTSRTAIVDEVEDEEGEEGEDGESTEAGDVPATETDDVAAVKE
- a CDS encoding ribose-phosphate pyrophosphokinase, translated to MSNSTPEPKIFACKQSEVLATNIAKAFGTPLGNIITSHYSDGEFQPSFEESVRGSRVFIIGSTHPNSDHLMEMLLMLDAAKRSSARHITAVLPYFGWARQDRKDKPRVPIAAKLVAKMLETAGATRIITMDLHADQIQGFFEKPVDHLFASTIFLPYLRSLNLDNLTIASPDMGGSKRAYAYSKALESDVVICYKQREKANVISHMELIGDVNGKNVVLVDDMVDTAGTLTKAADLMMERGALSVRAICTHPILSGSAYDRLEKSKLEELIVTDSIPLKQESKKIRVLTCADLFADVMMSVHTNKSISSKFLM
- a CDS encoding HupE/UreJ family protein, encoding MSDFWLYFTLGLEHVLDWTAYDHILFLVVLCAAYSFSSWRKLLLLVTFFTLGHTASLLLAHYEIVNVSSAYIEFLIPITILITALFNLFTAGKEHRHQKVVLLYIITIFFGLIHGFGFARYYGMMKQEDSVLPLLEFALGVEASQVIVVGIVLILAFISQMLFRFNKRDWILVISSIVIGMTIPMAIENWPF
- a CDS encoding deoxycytidylate deaminase, whose product is MKPKKQAKYDVAYLRMAVEWSKLSYCKRKQVGALIVKDKMIISDGYNGTPTGFENVCEDEEGDTKWYVLHAEANAILKVAASTQSCKGATLYITMSPCQQCSKLIHQAGITRLVYYHGYKDDSGIKFLEKAGVTITHITDLEE
- a CDS encoding S41 family peptidase, coding for MSIHKKYIPLFLAIGVAGGVFLGSKLNFNDTTEKIFATNSKKDKLNRLIDYIDYEYVDKVNTDSIVDVTVNGILENLDPHSVYIPVEDYENNADDMRGNFVGIGISFYEYKDSIAVIRAIEGGPAAKAGIRGGDRILYADGIKMFGEELERDSITKHLKGEINSKVNLKVYRKGEEKLLDIKVKRKKVPLVSVDASYKLTDEIGYIKVNRFSETTYEEFSEAMEDLIDKGMTKLVLDLRNNPGGYIHSAEKIIDEFLEDDKLILITRNKSGEENKTYATRKGDFEKGKLYVLINENSASASEIVAGALQDNDKGVIIGRRSFGKGLVQREMALGDGSAIRLTIARYYTPTGRSIQRPYGNGIDAYYEDYQKRYTNGELNSKENIEVADSLKFVTPKGKIVYGGGGIIPDVFVPKDTSVENETLEYVARSGFMSYFIFEYLEENRAQFKGMNFKQFTNNFQVSEELEQRFISYSRFNEAQIDLSGYEATLKKALKANIAQQLFGPNAFEFTLNEGDAMLQKVLEMEMVSEIKN
- a CDS encoding MarC family protein, whose amino-acid sequence is MEVNFKEIATATMVLFAVIDIVGNIPIIISLREKAGHIHSEKAAIVAAAVMIIFLFLGEEILHLIGINVNEFAVAGAFILFFIAIEMILGVTLFKDDGSSPDMAAIFPLAFPMLAGPGSLTTMLSLKAEYNTENIIIAIIVNIIVIYIVLKTSARLQKFLGKNGIAVIRKVFGVILLAIAVKLFTSNIQELFN
- a CDS encoding DUF3109 family protein, whose protein sequence is MFQLGKTIVSEDIIEKDFVCNLSACKGACCIEGEAGAPVTVEETRILEDIYPAVKPFLRSEGIAAIEAQGTFIKTKDGELETPLVEGKECAYVTFTDKGIASCGIEDAYNAGKIDAVARGFKKPISCHLYPVRVKDFGLFAAVNYHKWPICNDACTLGKELKVPVYKFVKEALIRKFGKNWYAELEKVASKL
- a CDS encoding ribonucleotide-diphosphate reductase subunit beta, coding for MSAVEPILQENEGRFVIFPIQHHDIWEWYKKSEASFWTAEEIDLHQDLTDWTSKLNDDERYFIKHILAFFAASDGIVNENLAENFVNEVQYSEAKFFYGFQIMMENIHSETYSLLIDTYVKDDKEKDKLFNAIENFPAIKKKADWALKWIESPSFAERLIAFAAVEGIFFSGAFCSIFWLKKRGLMPGLTFSNELISRDEGVHCDFAVHLHNHHLVNKVSKERIREIIVDALNIEREFITESLPASLIGMNSKLMTQYLEFVTDRLLVELECEKEYNATNPFDFMDMISLQGKTNFFEKRVSEYQKAGVTNKDKESNKISFDADF
- a CDS encoding ribonucleoside-diphosphate reductase subunit alpha, which gives rise to MNVIKRDGRKEPIMFDKITARVRKLCYGLNELVDPVKISMRVIEGLYDGVTTSELDNLAAEVAATMTTSHPDYARLAARISVSNLHKNTKKTFSEVMTDLYTYVNPRTGKKAPLLSDEVYEIIMKHADELDSTIIYNRDFGYDYFGFKTLERSYLLKLNGKIVERPQHMLMRVSVGIHLNDLAAIKETYELMSKKFFTHATPTLFNSGTPKPQMSSCFLLAMKDDSIDGIYDTLKQTAKISQSAGGIGLSIHNIRATGSYISGTNGTSNGIVPMLRVFNDTARYVDQGGGKRKGSFAIYVEPWHADIFDFLDLKKNHGKEEMRARDLFYAMWIPDLFMKRVQEDGEWTLMCPNECPGLFDTHGEEFEALYEKYEAENKGRKTIKARELWEKIMESQIETGTPYMLYKDAANRKSNQKNLGTIRSSNLCTEIMEYTSADEVAVCNLASIALPMFVKNGEFDHKELFRVTKRVTKNLNRVIDRNYYPVKEAENSNFRHRPVGLGVQGLADTFIMLRMPFTSDEAKKLNQEIFETLYFAAVTASMEEAKADGAYETYKGSPISEGKFQHNLWGIKDEELSGRWDWGKLRKDIKKHGVRNSLLVAPMPTASTSQILGNNEAFEPYTSNIYTRRVLSGEFIVVNKHLLEDLVSLGLWNEDLKEEIMRANGSIQDVDNIPQDLKELYKTVWELSMKDIIDMSRHRGYFIDQSQSLNLFMENANFAKLTSMHFYAWKSGLKTGMYYLRTKSAVDAIKFTLKSETKKEPVGAVAEAATVDATSAASNKPLTPQELREMLSKSKDAEDDDCLMCGS